From the genome of Deinococcus aerolatus:
TGAGCAGCGTCTTTCCTATTTCATGCCCTCGTTGCCCGTCTGCTTGATCTGCTCCATCTTCCCCATTGCCTCCAGCCAGTCGTGCTCGCCGATGGCGCTTACGTCCTGACCCGCGTAACCTTCGGCCAGCACCTCGCGCATGGCCTCGGCCTCGCGCAGGCTGGTGGCCTCGCGGCCCATGCGGTCCAGGATGGGATCCAGGCTCATCGTGCGGCTGATTTGCATGCCTCCACGCTAGCGGGGCCGGGGCGGACCGGCGTGAGGACACGGCGGCAGGTTCTTTAGACGCGGGCCGCAGGGCTGGATGGTCCGAACGGCAGAATGCTCTAATCTGCGGCCATGTGGATGTCATCACGGGCCAATGCCGTGCCGGGCAGCGTCTTTGCGCTGATGGACGCGGCGAAAAGCCGGGCGCGGGCGCGTGGGCTGCCGGTTATCGACCTGAGCATCGGCAGCAGCGATCAGTCGCCGCCGGAAGCGGTACTGGAGGCCTTGCGCGGGGCCACCCGCGACCCGCTGACCTACCGCTATCCGCTGTTCAGCGACACCGCGCCGCTGCGGGAAGCCGCCGCCGCCTACCTGCTGCGCCGCTTCGGGGTGGGGGTGGACCCGGACACCGAGGTCCTGCCCCTGATCGGCGCCCAGGAAGGGCTGGCCCACCTGCTGCTGGCCGTCACCGATCCCGGCGACACGCTATTGCTGCCGGATCCCGGTTACCCGCCGTACCTGGGCGCAGCGGCGGTGGCCGGGCTGAGAACCGTCCCGCTGCCGCTGCTGACCGAACGCGGCTTTCTGCCTGATCTGGACGCAGTTTCTGCCAGTGTCCACCCCCGCGCCCTGCTGCTGAACTACCCCAACAACCCGACCTCGGCGGTGGCGGACGCGGCCTTTTTTCAAGAGGTGGTGGAATGGTGCGGGGCACGCGGCACCCTCCTGATTCACGATCACCCCTACGCGGAGCTGACGTTTGGC
Proteins encoded in this window:
- a CDS encoding aminotransferase class I/II-fold pyridoxal phosphate-dependent enzyme; its protein translation is MWMSSRANAVPGSVFALMDAAKSRARARGLPVIDLSIGSSDQSPPEAVLEALRGATRDPLTYRYPLFSDTAPLREAAAAYLLRRFGVGVDPDTEVLPLIGAQEGLAHLLLAVTDPGDTLLLPDPGYPPYLGAAAVAGLRTVPLPLLTERGFLPDLDAVSASVHPRALLLNYPNNPTSAVADAAFFQEVVEWCGARGTLLIHDHPYAELTFGDYRAPSALEAGIHGVVEVHSLSKTHHMGGFRVGFAAGDAGAIAALARVKGAVDFHAYLGIQRAAALALGLPDAVGRTGAAVFQARRDALVPALHTLGWEVQWPQASMYAWARVPGLTDSVAYAVRAAEDCGVVVSPGRAFGERGEGFVRFALVQPPEVLVEAARRLAGVGVAEAVVSTR